From the genome of Chloroflexota bacterium:
ATCGTAAAAGGCTCCATTCGGCACTGGGCTATCTGCCACCGAATGAATTTGAGGAGCTACTTAACATCGGCTTGGATAAGGAGTTACCCCGCCAGACTCTCCTAACCCTATCTGTCCAATCATAGGGGTGCACTCCACTTCGACTACAAGATCAATTGCACCGTCCATTACTATCAACATTTGTTCACTTTCGTGACGATGAGAAGGAAGTTGGGCGTTCGGTTCCCCGCTTGCCATACTGAGAGTAATCTTTTCAGCAGATATAATGTGAGCTTTAATACCCGGGGCTAACTCTATAGTGGGAACGTCGGCGTAACGAATAACTTGTTTGTCATATTCCTCCTGACTGGCATAAGGTTCTCTCTTTTCCATCACTACACTCCTATTAATTATTTATATTCTTCGCTGAGTCTGATAAGCGTCTCTGTCATGTCTTTCGCTTTCTCTAGTCGTGATCGCGTTCTTTTTAGTCGCGCAGTATCATCCCACCGTCTACGTGTATGCACTGCCCTGTTACATTGCGTGCGTCTTCCGAGGCAAGGAAGGCCGCCATCTTGGCGATGTCCTCCGGTGCCTGCTCACGGCGCAACGGTACCTCCGCCCTGCGTGTCTCCACGTACACATCGTGGGGGTCCCTGTTGGCTAGCTCGGGCCTGTTGCGTATCATCTCCTCGATTTGCTGCTGGGGGGTGGGTGTCCATACCATTGAAGGGCAGATTGCATTTACGTTTATGTTAAACTCGGAGACCTGGTGAACCAGCGCTTTGGTATATCTCAGGAGTGCCGCTTTGCTCACAGGGTAGGCATTGGGGATTCCCAATCCTGATGCATGTGGGGGACGTGAGGCATGCGCTGCAATGGAACCGATGTTGATTATCTTCCCGTACTGCCTCTCCTTCATATGCGGTAAGATAGCCTCACAGCAATATACGGGGCCCAACAAGTTCACGGCGAGGACAAAGTGCCAGTCCTCGTCCGTATCCGTGCCGTCTTCCATGGTTATACGCCCAGGGGCATAGACCACCGAGGCGTTGTTGACCAGGATATCTATGTGACCGAAGGCATCCAGCGCCTTGCTGACAGCGGCTACCACCGAGTCACGCTTGGCAACGTCCACCTGTACCACCAAGGCCTTATGCCCCAGTCTCTCTATATCCTTAGCTACTTTAAGCGCCCCTTCTGTTGCTACATCTGCCAGAACTATATCGGCCCCCTGCTCTGCCATGACCAGACAGATACTACGTCCTATCCCTCGGCTTGCCCCAGTTACAAAGGCTACCCTGCCTTTAAGGTTTCCAAGCATAATCATCTCCTTTATTCGTTAAGATAAGAGGGATAATAAATTATCCCCATCTTGATGTCAACAGGCTACTATATTGTATTTCTATCCCGGCCAATTGGACAATACCCTACATTATCTAATTTCGCATTCAGTGACTCTGACCTGTCCCCACAAAGGATACCACTTCTAATAAGATAGTCCATAATTTACTTAGCTTTCATCTCGTGATGCCTCTATCTTGGCCTCTTCCCCGTAAAGGTTGAAAATGATAAAAAAATGATTAGTAGTTTAGTCCTATATTGAAACTTGTGAATAACAGCAATATTGAAGCTAACTGAATCCAATTGGGTTAATCATGGTTCATAGCATGGTAGTACTTTAGTCATACATTGAAGCTAGTTGAAAAATAATAATGTTGAAATATGCTGAAAAATGGAAGTATAGAGGGATTGTAGAAGTTGACAAGAATAATATCTCCTCCATATTGTCCATATATTGTTTTGACACTTGGATAGGATGGCTCTGGTATTATAAATTCGTGTTTAAAACGGTAGAGGTCATCCAATGAGGGTGAACCAGCGGCGTTCAGA
Proteins encoded in this window:
- a CDS encoding SDR family oxidoreductase, translated to MLGNLKGRVAFVTGASRGIGRSICLVMAEQGADIVLADVATEGALKVAKDIERLGHKALVVQVDVAKRDSVVAAVSKALDAFGHIDILVNNASVVYAPGRITMEDGTDTDEDWHFVLAVNLLGPVYCCEAILPHMKERQYGKIINIGSIAAHASRPPHASGLGIPNAYPVSKAALLRYTKALVHQVSEFNINVNAICPSMVWTPTPQQQIEEMIRNRPELANRDPHDVYVETRRAEVPLRREQAPEDIAKMAAFLASEDARNVTGQCIHVDGGMILRD